The Schistosoma mansoni, WGS project CABG00000000 data, supercontig 0142, strain Puerto Rico, whole genome shotgun sequence genome includes a region encoding these proteins:
- a CDS encoding pol-related produces the protein MVRYWKHRGLKIFKNIEPHIQKYFPYHKPELGGISPQHASITGKKAKVPFDYAIGQIVPFSQSLTSSFPDIVKVRLHKLCLNRFLMKYFYQTATYWVHTQGFLVNVGDIVLIEKADPPMAFNTMYKLKKVEFPLGNLTDPVTGLRSEGPEYSIETLRSILNREKC, from the exons ATGGTCCGATATTGGAAGCATCGTGGcttaaaaatattcaaaaacatCGAACCCCATATCCAGAAATATTTTCCTTATCACAAGCCTGAGCTTGGAGGTATTTCCCCCCAGCATGCTAGTATAACGGGGAAAAAAGCCAAAGTGCCTTTCGATTATGCAATTGGGCAAATAGTGCCGTTTTCACAAAGTTTAACATCGTCATTCCCAGATATTGTAAAGGTCCGCTTGCACAAGCTCTGTTTGAATCGTTTCCTGATGAAG TATTTTTATCAAACAGCAACATACTGGGTTCATACACAAGGTTTTTTGGTCAACGTTGGAGACATCGTGCTTATTGAAAAAGCTGACCCACCAATGGCATTCAATACCATGTACAAACTAAAGAAAGTCGAATTCCCTCTTGGTAATCTTACTGATCCTGTCACAGGACTACGTTCCGAAGGTCCTGAGTATTCAATTGAAACACTGAGGTCTATTCTGAATCGAGAAAAGTGTTGA
- a CDS encoding axonemal dynein light chain, putative, with protein sequence MEFSKQMPNSEENSNSYIIKPRFDQKFRPWAVRNIISQLLKERLETEVYSPENTHEQCISLADEIKRLLRKSLSLRRYRYLIQVIIGEKKGQGVNMARRCYWDSDNDNCADASFVNDSLFCVASVFGVYTY encoded by the exons ATGGAATTCTCAAAACAAATGCCTAACAGTGAGGAAAACTCTAATTCGTATATTATAAAACCAAGATTTGATCAGAAGTTCCGTCCATGGGCAGTAAGGAACATCATTTCCCAGTTACTAAAAGAACGGCTGGAAACGGAAGTATACTCTCCTGAGAACACTCATg AACAGTGCATTTCCCTGGCTGATGAAATAAAACGCTTATTAAGGAAAAGCCTGTCACTTCGACGCTACAGATACTTGATCCAAGTCATCATTGGTGAAAAGAAAGGTCAAGGAGTGAACATGGCACGCCGCTGCTATTGGGATTCTGATAACGATAACTGTGCAGATGcttcatttgtaaatgattCCTTATTCTGTGTTGCCTCGGTATTTGGTGTTTATACTTACTAA